The window TGCAAATCCTAAACAAATGGTTTTAAAAATTTGTTAACTCACTATCATTATCGCTAAAAACGGTGCCGTTTTGTTAGAATCGCGTTAAAACCCGTTTAACTTTCACAATAAAACATTTAACATAATTTTAACAGGTACCTAATTCAAAATCAAAGAATTGATACTATAATAAAAGCAATCTTTTCATAAATATCTTCCTCCTTCACACCGCGCCTTGATGCTTTTGCGTTGAGGCGCACTTTTCATGCGTATTCGGCAGTTTATTTGACTTTTCCTTATTCATGTGATATTATTAGTTCCTGAAAATATGATAAAAACGTTGAAAGAGACAGTAGGATTTAAACAAAAAATAAAGCGAACCGGTGACAGTGAGAGTCCGGTATGAGTAGTTTATTTTCGAAAATCACTCTTGAGTTTCGGGCTGAAAGAATCAATCGATTAAGCTTTGACGGATTTCCTCCGTTATTGGGAACACATATGTCAGTATGCAGTAATAGGTGGTATAACGAAGCGAAGTCTTCGTCCTGTTCTCAGGGCGGAGGCTTTTTTATTTTGGGAGGTTTCAAGAATGTATAACAAAGTTCCTGCAAATTTAAACTTTGTAGAACGAGAGAAAAAGGTTGAAAAGTTTTGGGAAGAGAACAAGATTTTTGAGAAAAGTATCGACAGCCGTAAAAATGGAAAAACGTATACTTTTTACGACGGCCCGCCCACCGCAAACGGTAAACCTCATATCGGCCATGTTCTTACCCGAGTCATCAAAGATATGATTCCCCGCTACAGAACGATGAAGGGCTATCAGGTCCCCAGAAAAGCCGGATGGGACACGCACGGACTGCCCGTGGAACTGGAAGTGGAAAAGTTCCTTCATCTTGACGGCAAGGAGCAGATCGAGCAATACGGGCTTGAGCCGTTTGTGAAGCAGTGCAAGGAAAGCGTTTGGAAATACAAGGGCATGTGGGAAGATTTTTCCCGCACCGTCGGCTACTGGGCGGATATGGAGCATCCCTACGTCACGTACGAAAACGACTTCATCGAGTCCGAATGGTGGGCATTAAAGCAAATCTGGGAAAAGGGCCTTCTGTACAAGGGCTTTAAGATTGTTCCCTACTGCCCAAGGTGCGGGACTCCCCTGTCCAGCCACGAAGTGGCACAGGGCTACAAGGATGTAAAAGAAAAATCCGCAATTGCAAAATTCAAGGTAAAGGGTGAAGATGCGTACATTCTCGCCTGGACGACCACCCCATGGACACTGCCGTCCAACGTTGCCCTTTGTGTAAACCCGGACGAAAACTATGTAAAAGTGCAGACCGAAGGAACCGTCTACTATTTAGCCGAAGCCCTTGCCCCCAAGGTTTTGGAGGGTGAATACACTGTTCTTGAAACGTTTACAGGCAAAGACCTGGAATACAAGGAATACGAGCCTTTATTTGATTTTGTAACTCCTGACAAAAAATGCTGGTACGTGACCTGTGACCTTTACGTCACGCTGACGGACGGCACCGGCGTGGTTCATATTGCGCCCGCCTTTGGTGAAGACGACGCCAATGTCGGTCGGAAATACGATCTGCCCTTTGTTCAGCTGGTCGACGGAAAAGGCGAAATGACAAAGGAAACCCTTTGGCCGGGCATGTTCTGCAAAGACGCCGACAAAGAGGTTCTGAAAAATCTGAAGCAGCGCGGGCTCCTGTTCTCTGCACCCAGCTTTGAACATAGCTATCCGTTCTGCTGGAGATGCGACACCCCTCTGATTTATTACGCCAGAGATTCCTGGTTTATTAAGATGACTGCGGTAAAAGACGATTTAATCCGCAACAACAACACCGTCCACTGGATTCCCGAAAGCATCGGAAAAGGCCGTTTCGGAGACTGGATTGAAAATGTTCAGGACTGGGGAATCAGCCGCAACCGTTACTGGGGAACCCCGCTGAATATCTGGGAATGCGAATGCGGACACAAACATTCCGTCGGCAGTATTGAAGAATTGAAGTCCATGTCCCCCAACTGCCCGGACGATATTGAACTTCACAGACCGTATATCGACGCGGTCACCATCACCTGCCCTAAATGCGGAAAGCAGATGAAGCGCGTACCGGAGGTCATCGACTGCTGGTTCGATTCCGGCGCCATGCCGTTTGCACAGCATCATTATCCGTTTGAAAATCAGGAGCTTTTCAAAGAGCAGTTCCCCGCCGACTTTATTTCTGAGGCGGTTGACCAGACAAGAGGATGGTTCTATTCGCTTTTGGCGATTTCGACTTTGATTTTCAATCAGGCGCCATATAAAAACGTTATCGTACTCGGTCATGTTCAGGATGAAAACGGGCAAAAAATGTCCAAATCCAAGGGCAACGCGGTTGACCCGTTTGATGCGCTTGAAACCTATGGCGCGGATGCAATCCGGTGGTATTTTTACAGCAATTCGGCCCCTTGGCTTCCGAACCGTTTTCACGGCAAAGCCGTGATGGAGGGACAGCGCAAGTTCATGGGTACTCTATGGAATACCTATGCGTTCTTCGTGCTGTACGCGAATATCGACGAGTTTGACGCCACGAAATACACTCTGGATTTCGACAAGCTGCCCGTAATGGACCGGTGGCTGCTGTCCCGGCTGAATACTTTCGTCAGGACAATCGACAGTCATCTGGAAAACTATAAAATCCCGGAAGCGGCAAGAGCGCTGCAGGATTTTGTTGATGAAATGAGCAACTGGTATGTGAGAAGAAGCCGTGAACGTTTTTGGGTAAAAGGGATGCCCCAGGATAAAATCAACGCATATATGACCCTGTACACTGCCCTTGTCACCGTGGCAAAAGCGGCTTCCCCAATGATTCCGTTCATGGCGGAGGACATCTACCGCAATCTGGTCTGCAAAATTGACCCCGCCGCGCCTGAAAGCGTACATCTTTGTGATTTTCCGACTGCCGATGAAACCCTCATTGACGCGGATTTAGAAAAAAACATGGAATTGGTTCTTGATATTGTTGTTCTGGGTCGCGCGGCAAGAAATACTGCAAATATTAAAAACAGGCAGCCGATTGCAAAAATGTATGTGGGTGCAAAAGAATCGCTGAGCGAGTTCTATCAGGAAATCATCCGCGAGGAGCTGAATATGAAAGAAATCCTTTTCACAGAGGATGTCTCCGACTTCACTTCCTATCGCTTTAAACCACAGTTAAAGGTGCTCGGACAGAAATACGGCCGGAAAATTGGTGAAATCAAAACCGTTCTTGCCGCACTGGATGGCAATGCGGCTAAAAAGACGTTGGATGCAGCTGGTTCCCTGACAATCTCTCTGGAAGACGGCGATATTTCTTTGACAGCCGATGATTTATTGATTGAGACGGCACAGGCTGAAAATTATGTTTCCATGGCTGACGGCGGGCTGACGGTCGTAATCGACACGAATCTGACGGAAACGCTGATCGAAGAGGGTTTTGTGAGAGAAATCACCAGCAAAATCCAGACGATGCGTAAGGATGCCGGCTTTGACGTTATGGATCATATCATTGTTTATGCAAAAGGGAACGAAAGAATCGCAAAGATTATTTCGGACAATCTGGCTCCCATTCAAAACGACGTTTTGGCCAACGAGGTAAGATTAGGCGAAATCGATGGTTTTACCAAAGAGTGGGACCTGAACGGTGAAACGGTTGAACTGGGCGTTCAAAAAGCATAGCGCATAAAAAACACGGAACAGGTATAAAAAATCCCCGTCTGCTGAACGGCAGACGGGGATTTTTTTATTTTAAAAGGGAATACAGAGCCGCACTTTTAAACCTTCAATCCTGCCGGTATGGCTTTCTGTATAGGTCTTCTTTTTTTAAACCGTTCTTACGCGCACTGGAAGTCCATCCCCTGTTGCCCATAAAAAAGTACAGCTTTCTTGGAAATTTCATCGAAACAACAACATTTTCTATTGGGGATAAATCTTCGCTCTGTATATCCTGTGCCGTCGCATGGAAACCCTCCGTTATGGCAGCCATCGGTTTCTTCATAAAAGGCGCGTCTTTCGCACCGAGCAGCATCCCGCCGCCACCCAATAAAACAGCGAAACGAAACGTGTTCCCTGTTTGACGGCTGAAGCTTTCAATGACACGGGCTGCTTCCGTGTTAATACCGGGTTCCGGAAAACCGCAGTTGATGACCGCATATACTTTCGCTTTAGCGGCAGAATCTTGGTGCAGCTTGTAAAATTGATCGTAGTCCTGTAAAAATCGAATCAAAATTCCGGGCAGACAAAAGAAGTAAAGGGGAAATGCAATTACCAGCGCGTCGGCCTTTAACATAGCTTCAAAATCACTTCCCGTATGTTTTTGCGTTATGCTCTTTCGGACATTTACATGCGTAATATGAAAATTATCCGCACCCATTTGTCCTTCCGCCATTGCTGTCAGCATATCCGACACGGATTTCTCATTTACTTTGGGACTTGCACTGATCAACACAACGTTTTTCGCACTCATAGTTGTCCGTCCTCCCTTTTCAGATCCATCTTTCCAAAAGCCGCGGATATCTCATGTTCTTCTCCGTGATAAACCAGTACTTCCACATTTCTCCGATGTTTCCTCGTAATATCGATAAACAGCTGCCCATCGTCCGCTGTCAGTTCATTCGCATAACCGATGATAATTTGTTTGGGGTATGTATTGTAACGGGGAGGATGCATGGTTGAACCGTCGGGCCTTGTCACAAAGAAAGGAAGCATATTGGGCAGCCACCGGTCAATCACATTTTTTATATTTGCACTGAACTGGCCGAATACTACGGGGCTGAGATAGACAACAACATCGCTGTTCATGACTGCACGGTTAATTTGCGAAATACTGTCATTGATAACGCATTCCCCGGGTTTTTTGACCCAACAGCCAAAACAGCCCCTGCAAAATGTTAGATCATCCCTTCCGACCTGCGTTTCCTGCACTTCAAAATCCTTTGCTTTCAAACAGGATTCAACTTCTTGATGCAGCCGCTGAAATTGATCTGTCAGATACTCCTCATCCGAAATAATAGTTGCTTTCACAGTGTATTTCCTCCTTATGTTTACAACGTTAACATGATTATAGCGCAACATGTTTACTCTGTCAACATAATGTGATATAATGAAATCAAAATAAAAAATGAAAAGGAGGCTCCATCGCTTGCCGAAACAAAGCTATCATCACAATGATTTAAAAGCAGAACTGATTGAAAAGGGTTTGAAAATTCTTGATGAAGAAGGGTACGACGGGTTTTCTCTCCGCAAGGTGGCGAAAGCCTGTAATGTGAGCCAAACCGCACCCTACCGCCATTTCAAAAACAAAGATGAACTGATTGTTGCCATTTCATTAAAGGCCTTACAGTCGTTTAATAGAAGTCTTGAACACGCTGTGGAGAAACACCCTGCCGACCCCAAAAGTCAGCTTCGGGAAATGGGATTTGCCTATATTCAGTTTTTTGTAGAAAACCCGGAATATATGAGACTGATTTTTTTAAGTGATACCATACAGAAAGTAAACTCTGCCGGCTTCATAGAAAACAGCGGCACAGACAATCCGTTAAAGCACTTAGGTGACGGCCACCCGTTTGCAACTTTTCAAAAAACAATTGAGCGGTATAAAACCGAATGCACCGGTGAAGCCGTGAATCAGGACGAACTGCTGCTGTACTGCTGGGGACTGGTTCACGGCATTGCTGTTTTAATCAATACCAGAGGAATTCCCAATAGGACTGATAGCCTTCAACTTGCCAAAAACATTCTTTGGAACGATAAGTTTCTGACATAAACGAACAAAGGACCTGCCGCATCTTTCATGCGGCAGGTCCTCTGTTATTCCCCGATGAACAGCGGTGTGAACTGAAAAGTCGTGCAGTCGACAAGTCCGCGGTCAGTCAATCGGAGTTCCGGCAGACAGGCGAGCGAAATTAAGGCCATTGTCATAAAGGGCGAAACCATGCTGCAACCGATTTTTTCCCACGCTTCACTGAGACCGCCCACTATTTTACTCATTTCTTCCACCGGTTTATCGTTCATCAGGCCCGCTATGGGAAGCTCAACCGTGCCGAGCACTTCACCGTTCTGCACAGCCGTCATACCCCCGCCGCAAGCAATCAGCGTATTTGCGGCCAGTGCCATGTCTTCGTCGTTCGTGCCGATCACCAACAGATTGTGCGCATCATGCGCTACAGTCGACGCCATTGCGCCGCACTGGATTCCAAAGCCTTTGACGAAGCCGAAACCGATATGTCCGGTTTCATGATGGCGCTCAAAAACAGCGGTTTTCAGGACATCCTGCTTAATGTCGGAACCGACCAAGCCATTTTTGACCTTCAGCGTACTTTGCCGTTCAAACGAGCCGACGCGCGCGGGGATAACTTCAATGACACGGACTGTCACTTCGTCGCCCTGCGCGTGAATCGCGAAGGACTCCGGAATAATCGCTTCTTTAATATGCATGGAATTTGTCGCCCATTTCGGATAATGATAGGGCGGAAAGTCAGCCTTCATCCTGCCGTTTTCAGCGACAACAGTGCCATTAATTAATACCTTTGCAATATCAAGTTTTTCCAGACTGCGGATAAATACAATATCCGCGCATTTGCCCGGCGCAATGGAACCAAGTTCATGATCCATCTGGAAGCACTGCGCGCAGTTGATGGTGACCATCTGAATCGCGGTCATCACGTCAATGCCCTCTTCCACCGCACGGCGGACAATATGATCGAGATGGCCCTGATTCAGCAGCGTGTGCGGATGTGTATCATCGGAGATCAATACACCAAAACGCGTATCGATCTTATTCTGCGTAATGCTTTTTGCAACCTCATGCAGATCGCGCCACGCCGAACCCTCACGGAACATCGCATACATGCCCAGGCGCATTTTTGCGAGCGCGTCCTGTGCACGCGTAGATTCGTGGCAGCAGCGGACACCGGAAGCGATGTATGCGTTTAAGCCTTTCCCTGTCTCCGGCATGGAATAATGGCCGGTAATAATTTTATCCGCTTTCAGCGTTTCGGCAATTTCGCCGTGTGTGTGATCGTTTGAGCTGAGCACTCCCGGGAAATTCATCAGCTCGCCAAGACCCACCACACTGTCCCATTCCATTGTTTTAGCAATATCCGCGGGACCTATGAACGAGCCGGTGTCTTCAAAGCCGGGGACAGCGGGAACACAGGACGGCGTGGTCACCATCGTTTTCAGCGGAGTGCGTTTGGAATCCTCAATCATACAGGAAACACCGTCAAGTCCAAGGACATTGCAGATTTCGTGCGGGTCCATATAAATTCCCACCGTACCGTGGGGAATCACCGCCCTCGCATATTCGCCGACACTCATCATGGAGGATTCGACATGCATATGTCCGTCCAGAAATCCCGGGGCGATATACTGGCCGCCGGCATCCAGTACGGTTGTGTTTTCTCCTATACAGTGCTTTGCATCACCGACAAGAGCAATTCTTCCGCAGGAGATTGCTACATCGATATCCGGCAGTATTTCGCCGGTACAAACATTGATCAGTCTGGCATTTATAATCACAGTTTCTGCCGGCATTACCCCCTGTGCCACCGCAGCAAGGGTTTTACTGGATTCCCACAGCGGAGCAGTACAAAACTTATTAATCATAATAAACCTCCTATTATTGTTTCTATTATATACTAATCAGCATCAAAATTCCTGTCAAAGCTGCAAAATATTTTACAATCACAAATTACAGCGAAAGCAAAAACTGATCCTCCAACAGCCGATCAGGCCGCCGGAACATCAGTTTTTTGAGATCAAAACCGTATGATACAAATCAACCAATCACAGTTAAGAATCAAGATTTCCAAAATTCTTTAAATATTCATTGATGCTTTTCCTGACAATTCGTTTCGCTTCCTCAGCATTCCTGATATAATCAACGGCTGTGGCTTTTCCTTCGAGTTCCTTGTAAATCGTGAAAAAGTGTGTCATTTCATCAAAAATATGCCCGGGCAATTCGTTAATATCCTGATATTCATTGAATGTTGGATCGCCAAAAGCGATGGCAATGATCTTGTCGTCAATAAAACCGCCGTCTTCCATGGAAATTACGCCAATTGGATAGCAGCGCACAAGGGACAGCGGCTGTATGTCTTCGGAACAGAGCACAAGTACATCCAGCGGATCACGGTCCGCTGCGTAAGTACGCGGAATAAAACCGTAGTTTGCCGGATAATGTGCGGAAGTATACAGGATACGATCCATAGACAGCAAGCCGGTTTCCTTATCCAGCTCATACTTTGTCTTACAGCCCTTAGGAATTTCGATCACTGCGAAAAAATCATCCTCGTGGATTCTTTCCTGAGAAATATCGTGCCAAATATTCAAAAGAGTACCTCCTGTTAAAATATATTTTGATTTTGCGAATAGAAAAGCTGACAACCCGCTGTGCATTTCACAGAAGTCATCAGCTTAAAAAGCAATTTTAGCATTCGCTATGGGAGAACTTCATTCCCATTTTATATTATAACACGATATGTAATATTCTGTCAATAAAACAGAGAGGCTGAATTTATTCCTGCAAAAGCCACCTGAGGCAGTTCAAGATTCCGCATTTTGAAGGGCAAATATTGATTATTCCGTGATAGATATCAATTAATTCAATATCGTAATTCATACTTTCTGTGCTCCTGCTTACGTGAAGAAAGACAGGAATTCATTAAGAATTCCTGCCTCTCCAAGCTCGTATTTAATTATAGTGATATGAGAAAATTATCAGTTTAGCTAAACTGTCTTCCGGTTTTCATAAAGGCATTACTGCACGAATCATTATGGGTTCCCAGACGGATCTGTTCAACTTAACCATCTCCCAATCTTCATGATTAAATCTTTGCTTTCCAATGTGATTCCGGGTACTGATTCACCAGAAATCATTCACTGTACCCAGTCATTATTATGTGCGACCGATAAATTTTTATTCTGCCGATCTTAAAAAATTTAATCTTCATAGGCGATCGGTTTTGAAGATTTTCTTTGGAACAGCTTAACGATTTCAACAATTGGAATAACGGAAAACGCAAGCAACAGAGCAACCGAATACTCAAACAGCGAAATATCCTCAAAAGCGAAGGCGAAGGCCAGAGTCGGAATATAGATGACGGCCGTTGTCAGGATCAGAGAAACCAGCATCGCCGCGATCAGATATCCGTTCTGATGTTTCATGGTAAAAATAGAATTCCGCTGGGAACGCATATTAAAGGAGTGAAAAATCTCAGCCATCGACATGGTCAAAAACGCCATGGTCATTCCATCCGAGCTGTTGGTAATCTCCCAGACGCCGGATTCCATAAAGTGGCCGATAAAATAAGCAGACAGGGTTACGAGGGTAACCAGAATTCCCTGATAGGCCACATCCGTACCCAGTCCGCCCGCAAAAATGCCGTCACGGGAATTTCGCGGTCTGCGCTGCATCAAATCTTTTTCGCCTTTTTCCATTCCGAGCGCAAGGGCCGGAAAACAGTCGGTGATCAAATTGATCCACAATAGATGAACCGGCTTTAAAATGACAAATCCCAAAAGAGTTGCGGCAAAGATAGACAGAACTTCACTCAAATTGGAGGCAAGCAGAAACTGAATCGCTTTTCGGATATTGTCGTAAATTTTTCTGCCCTCTTCCACTGCGGAAACGATGGTTGCAAAGTTATCATCCGCAAGTACCATGTCGGCAACATTTTTGGTGACATCCGTTCCCGTAATGCCCATGCCGATTCCAATATCGGCACTTTTTATGGATGGAGCGTCGTTCACGCCGTCTCCGGTCATAGCGGTAATCATCCCGTTTGTTTTCCAAGCATTTACAATGCGAACTTTATGTTCCGGCTGCACTCTGGCATAGACGGAATAAAGCCCGATTGTATCCTTCAATTCTTCGTCGCTGATTTCATCCAGCCGTGCGCCGGTGATTGCCTGTGATTCATCCGTAATAATTCCTAGCTGCATGGCAATGGCCACCGCAGTATCCCGATGATCTCCCGTAATCATAATCGCGCGTATTCCCGCCGCCTTGCATTCTTTAATAGCGTCAACGACCTCGGGACGAATCGGGTCAATCATCCCGGT of the uncultured Caproiciproducens sp. genome contains:
- a CDS encoding TetR/AcrR family transcriptional regulator — translated: MPKQSYHHNDLKAELIEKGLKILDEEGYDGFSLRKVAKACNVSQTAPYRHFKNKDELIVAISLKALQSFNRSLEHAVEKHPADPKSQLREMGFAYIQFFVENPEYMRLIFLSDTIQKVNSAGFIENSGTDNPLKHLGDGHPFATFQKTIERYKTECTGEAVNQDELLLYCWGLVHGIAVLINTRGIPNRTDSLQLAKNILWNDKFLT
- the ade gene encoding adenine deaminase codes for the protein MINKFCTAPLWESSKTLAAVAQGVMPAETVIINARLINVCTGEILPDIDVAISCGRIALVGDAKHCIGENTTVLDAGGQYIAPGFLDGHMHVESSMMSVGEYARAVIPHGTVGIYMDPHEICNVLGLDGVSCMIEDSKRTPLKTMVTTPSCVPAVPGFEDTGSFIGPADIAKTMEWDSVVGLGELMNFPGVLSSNDHTHGEIAETLKADKIITGHYSMPETGKGLNAYIASGVRCCHESTRAQDALAKMRLGMYAMFREGSAWRDLHEVAKSITQNKIDTRFGVLISDDTHPHTLLNQGHLDHIVRRAVEEGIDVMTAIQMVTINCAQCFQMDHELGSIAPGKCADIVFIRSLEKLDIAKVLINGTVVAENGRMKADFPPYHYPKWATNSMHIKEAIIPESFAIHAQGDEVTVRVIEVIPARVGSFERQSTLKVKNGLVGSDIKQDVLKTAVFERHHETGHIGFGFVKGFGIQCGAMASTVAHDAHNLLVIGTNDEDMALAANTLIACGGGMTAVQNGEVLGTVELPIAGLMNDKPVEEMSKIVGGLSEAWEKIGCSMVSPFMTMALISLACLPELRLTDRGLVDCTTFQFTPLFIGE
- a CDS encoding inorganic diphosphatase: MNIWHDISQERIHEDDFFAVIEIPKGCKTKYELDKETGLLSMDRILYTSAHYPANYGFIPRTYAADRDPLDVLVLCSEDIQPLSLVRCYPIGVISMEDGGFIDDKIIAIAFGDPTFNEYQDINELPGHIFDEMTHFFTIYKELEGKATAVDYIRNAEEAKRIVRKSINEYLKNFGNLDS
- the ileS gene encoding isoleucine--tRNA ligase, which codes for MYNKVPANLNFVEREKKVEKFWEENKIFEKSIDSRKNGKTYTFYDGPPTANGKPHIGHVLTRVIKDMIPRYRTMKGYQVPRKAGWDTHGLPVELEVEKFLHLDGKEQIEQYGLEPFVKQCKESVWKYKGMWEDFSRTVGYWADMEHPYVTYENDFIESEWWALKQIWEKGLLYKGFKIVPYCPRCGTPLSSHEVAQGYKDVKEKSAIAKFKVKGEDAYILAWTTTPWTLPSNVALCVNPDENYVKVQTEGTVYYLAEALAPKVLEGEYTVLETFTGKDLEYKEYEPLFDFVTPDKKCWYVTCDLYVTLTDGTGVVHIAPAFGEDDANVGRKYDLPFVQLVDGKGEMTKETLWPGMFCKDADKEVLKNLKQRGLLFSAPSFEHSYPFCWRCDTPLIYYARDSWFIKMTAVKDDLIRNNNTVHWIPESIGKGRFGDWIENVQDWGISRNRYWGTPLNIWECECGHKHSVGSIEELKSMSPNCPDDIELHRPYIDAVTITCPKCGKQMKRVPEVIDCWFDSGAMPFAQHHYPFENQELFKEQFPADFISEAVDQTRGWFYSLLAISTLIFNQAPYKNVIVLGHVQDENGQKMSKSKGNAVDPFDALETYGADAIRWYFYSNSAPWLPNRFHGKAVMEGQRKFMGTLWNTYAFFVLYANIDEFDATKYTLDFDKLPVMDRWLLSRLNTFVRTIDSHLENYKIPEAARALQDFVDEMSNWYVRRSRERFWVKGMPQDKINAYMTLYTALVTVAKAASPMIPFMAEDIYRNLVCKIDPAAPESVHLCDFPTADETLIDADLEKNMELVLDIVVLGRAARNTANIKNRQPIAKMYVGAKESLSEFYQEIIREELNMKEILFTEDVSDFTSYRFKPQLKVLGQKYGRKIGEIKTVLAALDGNAAKKTLDAAGSLTISLEDGDISLTADDLLIETAQAENYVSMADGGLTVVIDTNLTETLIEEGFVREITSKIQTMRKDAGFDVMDHIIVYAKGNERIAKIISDNLAPIQNDVLANEVRLGEIDGFTKEWDLNGETVELGVQKA
- a CDS encoding NAD(P)H-dependent oxidoreductase — protein: MSAKNVVLISASPKVNEKSVSDMLTAMAEGQMGADNFHITHVNVRKSITQKHTGSDFEAMLKADALVIAFPLYFFCLPGILIRFLQDYDQFYKLHQDSAAKAKVYAVINCGFPEPGINTEAARVIESFSRQTGNTFRFAVLLGGGGMLLGAKDAPFMKKPMAAITEGFHATAQDIQSEDLSPIENVVVSMKFPRKLYFFMGNRGWTSSARKNGLKKEDLYRKPYRQD
- a CDS encoding NAD(P)H-dependent oxidoreductase, translated to MKATIISDEEYLTDQFQRLHQEVESCLKAKDFEVQETQVGRDDLTFCRGCFGCWVKKPGECVINDSISQINRAVMNSDVVVYLSPVVFGQFSANIKNVIDRWLPNMLPFFVTRPDGSTMHPPRYNTYPKQIIIGYANELTADDGQLFIDITRKHRRNVEVLVYHGEEHEISAAFGKMDLKREDGQL